One part of the Paroedura picta isolate Pp20150507F chromosome 5, Ppicta_v3.0, whole genome shotgun sequence genome encodes these proteins:
- the LOC143838879 gene encoding uncharacterized protein LOC143838879: MPGTVVLESPAAVAEDSDSGASTNVDFIPGTQEEEERGVAGPPAVRRRIQIQDEVLSEDDEPAGSPPRGALQAEERLARERGRLRRVSVLTSVGERILEHCQEESRRAAAADQAMLSLVAQEGKKFPWRRFD, from the exons atgcctgggacggtggtcctcgagtcccctgcagcggtggcagaggacagtgattccggggcgtcaacaaatgttg atttcatacccgggacgcaggaggaggaggagcgtggggtggctggacctcctgccgtgcgcaggcgtatacagatacaagatg aggtcctttcagaagatgacgagccagccggctcaccacctaggGGTGCTCTCcaagctgaggagaggctggcgagggaacgcggcaggctgcggcgcgtctccgtcctgactagtgtgggagaaaggatcctggagcactgccaggaggagtccaggcgtgccgctgccgcagaccaggcgatgctctccctcgtggcccaggagggcaaaaaattcc cgtggaggaggttcgactga